The sequence TGGCGGGGTCACGGGTGAAGGCGACGCCGGTGCCGGAGTCGGGGCCGAGGTTGCCGAAGACCATGGAGCAGACGTTGACCGCGGTGCCCAGGTCGCTCGGGATGCGCTCCTGGCGGCGGTAGAGCTTGGCGCGGTCGGTGTTCCACGAGTTGAAGACGGCCTCGACGGCGAGGTCGAGCTGCTCGCGGGCGTCCTGCGGGAAGTCGCGGCCGGCCTGCTTGGCGACGATCTTCTTGAAGCGGGTGACCAGCTTCTTCAGGTCGGCGGCGTCGAGGTCGGTGTCGACGGTGACCTTCTTGGCGGCCTTGGCCTCGTCGAGGGCTTCCTCGAAGAGCTCGCCGTCGACGTCCAGCACGGTCTTGCCGAACATCTGGATGAGGCGGCGGTACGAGTCCCACGCGAAGCGCTCGTTGCCGGCCTGGGCGGCGAGGCCCTTCACGGAGTCGTCGGAGAGACCGATGTTCAGGACGGTGTCCATCATGCCGGGCATCGAGAACTTCGCACCGGAACGCACGGAGACCAGCAGCGGGTCGTCCGACTGTCCGAGCTTCTTGCCCATCTTCGCCTCGAGGGCGGCAAGGTGGGCGCTGACCTCTTCGCGCAGCTCGGCCGGGGCCGTGCCGCTCTCGAGGTAGACCTTGCAGGCCTCGGTGGTGATGGTGAAGCCGGGAGGGACCGGCAGACCCAGGTTGGTCATCTCGGCGAGGTTGGCACCCTTGCCGCCGAGAAGGTCCTTGAGGTCGCGGTTGCCCTCGGTGAAGTCGTAGACGAACTTCTGATCTTTGTTTTCCGACACGGGTCTCGACTCCTCGAGGCTCGGTGGCTGCCCTGACGGCCAGGAACATACCCAGATCGAAGGCTTCTGGGTACGTCCACTTGGTCGTCATACGGCTGTAACCACCCGTGCGCCAGCAGATCGAAAGTAACTCATGGGTAATCAGAAAGTAGGAACAGCGTTCACATCCCGAAGGGTGAGGGGGCTTCCGAGGCCTGATCACGCTCGGATGAGCGATCATCGATACATTTGCGTTCAAATATTGAACGCACAAAGGGTGGCACCCAGTGCCACCCTTTGAAAGTCTTACCCGTGACTTCTGTGCTCATCTGAGCGAAACCCTTCCCATGCGTGGCGTATATCACGCACCACGGAGGGCGATTTGTCAGCCTCCGGAGGTGTCCAGTTCAGCGTCCTCGCTCACACCGGCGCAGTCGTACGGGTCCTTCAGCCAGCCGTCCGGCAGGACAACTCGGTTGTTTCCGGACGTCCGGCCGCGAGGCCCGTCCGCGCTTTCCGGCCATGCTTGATCCAGATCGAGCTCGCTCAGATGAGCATTCAGTTCGGCCAGGGAGGAGGTGACCGCGAGCCTCTTGCGCATCTCGGAACCCACCGAGAAGCCCTTGAGGTACCAGGCCACGTGCTTACGGAAGTCGATCACCCCGCGCGCCTCGTCGCCGATCCACTCCCCCAGCAGCTGGGCGTGGCGGTGCATGGTGGTGGCCACCTCGCGCAGGGTGGGCTTGTGGAAGTCCTCGGGGCGCCCCTCGAAGGCCGCCACCAGGTCGTTGAACAGCCACGGCCGCCCCAGGCAGCCGCGTCCCACGACCACGCCGTCGCAGCCGGTCTCGCGGACCATGCGCAGCGCGTCCTCGGCGCACCAGATGTCGCCGTTGCCGAGCACGGGGATCTCCGGCACGTGCTCCTTGAGCCGCGCGATGGCGTCCCAGTCGGCGGTGCCGCCGTAGTGCTGGGCGGTGGTCCGGCCGTGCAGGGCGATGGCGGTGACGCCCTCCTCGACGGCGATCCGGCCCGCGTCGAGGTAGGTGAGGTGGTCGTCGTTGATGCCCTTGCGCATCTTCATGGTGACCGGCAGGTCACCGGCTCCGGCGACGGCCTCGCGCAGGATCGCGCGCAGCAGGTTGCGCTTGTACGGGAGGGCGGAGCCGCCGCCCTTGCGCGTCACCTTGGGGACGGGGCAGCCGAAGTTGAGGTCGATGTGGTCGGCGCGGTCCTCTTCGACGATCATGCGGACCGCCTTGCCGACCGTGGTCGGGTCCACCCCGTACAGCTGAATCGAGCGAGGCTTCTCGGTCTCGTCGAAGTGGATCAGCTGCATGGTCTTCTCGTTGCGCTCGACCAGGGCGCGGGTCGTGATCATCTCGCTCACGAACAGCCCCTTGCCGCCCGAGAACTCCCGGCAGAGGGTACGGAACGGGGCATTGGTGATGCCGGCCATGGGCGCGAGCACCACCGGGGGCTGCACGGTGTGCGGGCCGATCGCGAGAGGCGGAGGGAGCGTGGTCATCCGCCCATTGTCCCGCATGCCGAGGGGGTGGGGGGGACGTAGCATCGGCGCATGATCGAGCCGAGTCCCCGGCAGCGCACGCTCGTCCTCGCGATCTGCTGCATGAGCCTGCTGATCGTCAGCCTCGACAACACCGTGCTCAACGTCGCTCTGCCCTCGATGCGCCGCGACCTGGACGCCTCGGTCGCGGGGCTGCAGTGGAGCATCGACGCCTACACCCTCGTGCTGGCCTCGCTGCTGATGCTCGCGGGCTCGACGGCGGACCGGATCGGGCGCCGCAAGGTGTTCGTGGCCGGTCTGGTGGCTTTCACCGGCGGCTCGCTGCTCTGCTCGCTGGCCCCCAGCCTCAACTGGCTCATCGTCTTCCGGATGGTCCAGGCGGTCGGCGGCGCGATGCTCAACCCGGTGGCGATGTCGATCATCACCAACACCTTCACCGATCCCGCCGAGCGGGCCCGGGCCATCGGTGTGTGGGGGGCGGTCGGAGGCATCTCCATGGCGGCCGGCCCCTTGATCGGCGGGGTGCTGGTGGACTCCGTGGGCTGGCGCTCGATCTTCCTGATCAACCTGCCGATCGGGCTGGCGGCGTTCGCGCTGACCCTGCGGCACATCCCCGAGTCCCGGGCGGCCCGGCCGCGCCGCCCGGACCCGCTGGGCCAGGTGCTGGTCATCGCCCTGCTGGGCAGTCTGACGTACGGGATCATCGAGGCCCCGGCCGCCGGCTGGCGCTCCCCCCTGATCGTGGGGTGCGCGGTGGTGGCCGTCGCCTCGTTCGTGGGCCTGCTGATCCACGAGCCGCGCCGTGAGGAGCCGCTGATCGATCTGCGGTTCTTCCGGAGCGCGCCCTTCAGCGGGTCGACCGTGATCGCGATCAGTGCCTTCGCCGGGCTGGCCGGTTTCCTCTTCCTGAACACGCTGTACCTCCAGGACGTACGGGGGCTCAGCGCCCTGCACGCCGGGCTCTACATGCTGCCGATGGCCGGTCTGACCGTCCTGTTCGCGCCGCTGGCCGGGCGGCTGGTGGGCAGCCGCGGGCCGCGGATCTGCCTGCTGATCGCGGGCGTGGCCATGGCGTCGAGCGGGCTGCTGTTCGCCCTGTTCGAGGCCGAGACGTCCAATCCGCTGCTGTTCACCGGGTACATGCTGTTCGGGCTCGGCTTCGGCATGGTGAACGCGCCGATCACCAATACGGCGGTGTCCGGGATGCCCCGCTCCCAGGCCGGGGTCGCGGCCGCCATCGCCTCCACCAGCCGGCAGACCGGCGGCACCCTGGGCGTGGCGGTGATCGGCTCGGTGCTCGCGGCCGGGCTGGCGAACGGCTCCGACTTCTCCGGGGCCGCCCAGCCGGCCTGGTGGATCATCACGATCTGCGGGCTGCTGGTCCTGATCGTGGGCGCGGCGACGAGCGGAGCGTGGGCCCGGGCGACGGCGGAACGCACCGCCCGCACCCTGGAGGAGTCGGTCGGCGCCGCCGCGACGACGACGGGTGCGCCGCGCGGCTAGGGCGTCTCTTCCGGATCTTGCCGGGGGCTACTCGCCGCAGTCGAAGTCCTCGGCCGAGGTGTTGACCCGGTCGAGGAGGCCGCGCAGGAGTTCGCGCTCGGTGGCCGACAGACCCGCGAAGATGCCGCTCTCGACCTCGTCGAGGGCGGTGTTCGTCTTGTGGAGGGCGGCTTCGCCCGCGTCGGTGATGGCCACGTTGTGCCGGCGGCGGTCGGCCGGGTCCCGGCGACGCTCGGCCAGGCCCTCGCCCTCCAGGTCGTTCAGGATCCCGACGAGCACGCTCGGGTCCACCTCCAGCCTCTCCGCGAGCCCCCGCTGGCTGATGGGACCGCCGTCCAGGTGCATCAGCGTCATCGCGTGCCGCGGGGTGAGCCCGGCCGCGCCGAGTGCTCGCTTCATCCGCGTCTGGGTGACCGATCCGTGCCAGGCCAGCAGCAGGCCCAGCCGCTGGGGAGGGTGCGGTCCGTCCTGATCTGCCGTCATGGTCCACATCGTAGCAATCGAGAAATGATTGCGTTGGAGATATCGTTGATGCTATTCAATGATTTCACATCATCGATCGTTGGAGATCTCCATGTTCATCGCCTACGCCGTCGTCGGCGTGCTGCTCGCCCTCGCCCTCACCGCCTCGGCCACCTTCACCCTCCAGCGCAACGACCAGATCGTCGCGAACATGCAGAAGGTCCAGGTCCCGGACTCGTGGCTGCCGCGCCTGGCCACGCTCAAGGCCGCGGGCGCGATCGGCCTGGTCGCCGGCCTGTGGGTGACGCCGCTCGGCGTGGCCGCGGCGGTCGGCGTGACCCTCTACTTCGTCGGCGCGGTCATCGCCCACCTCCGGGTCAAGGACCACGAGCTGGCGCCGGCGGCCGTTCTGACCCTGGTCGCGGCGGCCACCCTGACGCTGCGGATCCTCGCCTGATACTGACGAGTGACAGATATTGAAATCTGTCACTCGTCATGTCATTCTCGTTCCATGACGAAGAACGAGAGCACCTACGTGACCGCCGACCGCCGCACCCTCGGCAGCACCGGCCCCACCGTCTTCCCGCTGGGGCTGGGCTGCATGGGGATGTCCGCCCTCTACGGGGAGGCGGACCGCGCCGAATCCGTCGCGACCATCCACGCCTACCTGGACGCCACCCCCGACGGCACGCACACGTTGCTGGACACCGGCGACTTCTAC comes from Streptomyces virginiae and encodes:
- the dusB gene encoding tRNA dihydrouridine synthase DusB, with product MTTLPPPLAIGPHTVQPPVVLAPMAGITNAPFRTLCREFSGGKGLFVSEMITTRALVERNEKTMQLIHFDETEKPRSIQLYGVDPTTVGKAVRMIVEEDRADHIDLNFGCPVPKVTRKGGGSALPYKRNLLRAILREAVAGAGDLPVTMKMRKGINDDHLTYLDAGRIAVEEGVTAIALHGRTTAQHYGGTADWDAIARLKEHVPEIPVLGNGDIWCAEDALRMVRETGCDGVVVGRGCLGRPWLFNDLVAAFEGRPEDFHKPTLREVATTMHRHAQLLGEWIGDEARGVIDFRKHVAWYLKGFSVGSEMRKRLAVTSSLAELNAHLSELDLDQAWPESADGPRGRTSGNNRVVLPDGWLKDPYDCAGVSEDAELDTSGG
- a CDS encoding MFS transporter, with amino-acid sequence MIEPSPRQRTLVLAICCMSLLIVSLDNTVLNVALPSMRRDLDASVAGLQWSIDAYTLVLASLLMLAGSTADRIGRRKVFVAGLVAFTGGSLLCSLAPSLNWLIVFRMVQAVGGAMLNPVAMSIITNTFTDPAERARAIGVWGAVGGISMAAGPLIGGVLVDSVGWRSIFLINLPIGLAAFALTLRHIPESRAARPRRPDPLGQVLVIALLGSLTYGIIEAPAAGWRSPLIVGCAVVAVASFVGLLIHEPRREEPLIDLRFFRSAPFSGSTVIAISAFAGLAGFLFLNTLYLQDVRGLSALHAGLYMLPMAGLTVLFAPLAGRLVGSRGPRICLLIAGVAMASSGLLFALFEAETSNPLLFTGYMLFGLGFGMVNAPITNTAVSGMPRSQAGVAAAIASTSRQTGGTLGVAVIGSVLAAGLANGSDFSGAAQPAWWIITICGLLVLIVGAATSGAWARATAERTARTLEESVGAAATTTGAPRG
- a CDS encoding MarR family winged helix-turn-helix transcriptional regulator, coding for MTADQDGPHPPQRLGLLLAWHGSVTQTRMKRALGAAGLTPRHAMTLMHLDGGPISQRGLAERLEVDPSVLVGILNDLEGEGLAERRRDPADRRRHNVAITDAGEAALHKTNTALDEVESGIFAGLSATERELLRGLLDRVNTSAEDFDCGE
- a CDS encoding DoxX family protein: MEISMFIAYAVVGVLLALALTASATFTLQRNDQIVANMQKVQVPDSWLPRLATLKAAGAIGLVAGLWVTPLGVAAAVGVTLYFVGAVIAHLRVKDHELAPAAVLTLVAAATLTLRILA